One Verrucomicrobiia bacterium DNA window includes the following coding sequences:
- the murB gene encoding UDP-N-acetylmuramate dehydrogenase: MALNIRENEPLSRHTTLRVGGPARFWAEIQCQTDLQEAVAWARQAGLPLFVLGGGSNVLASDAGFPGLVLHMTARGVTMAESTGNHVRVIAEAGEEWDALVAQAVENNLAGWETMALIPGTLGGAVAGNIGAYGTEIKDTLEWVEAVHLHDGRLARLSLSDCQMAYRHSFFKTPAGRAWVVMRASFLLQKAGPPRVVYPEVRARLSHPHPTLAEVRQTVIQIRQSKLPDWKTVGTAGSFFKNLLLPAAEFQRLRSRYPDLPAYPEGEGCIKVPLGYILDKICGLRGWGRGKVRLHERQALVLINEGGTAADIVLLAREIEERVRAITGLAIAWEVEPLGTLD; encoded by the coding sequence ATGGCGTTAAACATCCGGGAAAATGAACCGCTCAGCCGCCATACCACCCTCCGTGTGGGCGGCCCGGCCCGCTTCTGGGCGGAAATCCAATGCCAGACCGACCTCCAGGAGGCAGTCGCCTGGGCACGGCAGGCCGGCCTCCCCCTCTTCGTGCTGGGCGGCGGCAGCAACGTGCTGGCCAGTGACGCCGGTTTCCCCGGCCTCGTGCTGCACATGACCGCTCGCGGCGTCACGATGGCCGAGTCCACGGGCAATCACGTGCGCGTCATTGCTGAAGCCGGCGAGGAGTGGGACGCCCTGGTGGCCCAGGCCGTGGAGAACAACCTGGCCGGCTGGGAAACCATGGCCCTCATTCCCGGCACCCTCGGCGGCGCCGTGGCCGGCAATATTGGCGCCTACGGCACCGAAATCAAGGACACCCTGGAATGGGTCGAAGCCGTGCACCTCCACGACGGAAGGCTGGCCCGCTTGAGCCTGAGCGATTGCCAGATGGCCTACCGCCACAGCTTTTTCAAAACCCCCGCCGGCCGCGCGTGGGTGGTCATGCGCGCCAGTTTCCTTTTGCAAAAAGCCGGGCCTCCCCGCGTGGTTTATCCCGAGGTCCGTGCCCGCCTGTCCCATCCCCATCCCACCCTCGCCGAGGTACGGCAGACCGTCATCCAAATCCGTCAGTCCAAATTGCCCGACTGGAAAACCGTGGGCACGGCCGGCTCTTTTTTCAAAAACCTCCTGCTCCCCGCCGCCGAGTTTCAGCGCCTGCGCTCCCGGTACCCCGACCTGCCGGCCTATCCCGAAGGGGAAGGATGCATCAAGGTGCCGCTGGGGTACATTCTGGATAAAATTTGCGGCCTGCGGGGCTGGGGCCGGGGCAAGGTGCGGCTGCATGAACGCCAGGCCCTGGTGCTCATCAATGAAGGCGGCACCGCGGCCGACATCGTACTCCTGGCCCGGGAAATCGAGGAGCGCGTCCGCGCCATCACCGGCCTTGCCATTGCCTGGGAGGTCGAACCCCTGGGCACGCTGGACTGA